Proteins encoded by one window of Xenopus tropicalis strain Nigerian chromosome 6, UCB_Xtro_10.0, whole genome shotgun sequence:
- the sla gene encoding src-like-adapter codes for MGNIVKNSAAPPDNIVPCQTVSDSEFLAVLCDYPSPDVSEPIFNFGEKLRVISDEGGWWRVVSLRTGRENYIPAKCVAKVYHGWLFEGVGREKSEELLQLPDTKNGSFMIRQSETEKGSYSLSVKHRHVKHYRIFRLPNSWFYISPRLTFQCLEHLVNHYSEYADGLCCVLTSPCLTQQSINYTDALNHQVPPVVRRRRPFDWRSTKRVPLTMEEPENSLDDTFLSYGLRQSIASYISMAGDDSFMVASNAQKKKNRRSQVSSVNNRNSFKSYGDYE; via the exons ATGGGAAACATTGTGAAAAACTCAGCTGCACCCCCAGATAACATTGTTCCCTGCCAAACAG TGTCAGACAGTGAGTTCCTAGCAGTACTTTGTGACTACCCTTCCCCTGATGTGAGTGAGCCAATTTTCAATTTTGGAGAAAAACTACGTGTCATTTCTGA TGAAGGTGGGTGGTGGAGAGTCGTGTCACTAAGAACGGGCAGAGAAAACTACATTCCGGCCAAATGTGTGGCAAAGGTCTACCATGG CTGGCTGTTTGAAGGAGTCGGGAGAGAAAAATCCGAAGAGCTTTTGCAGCTGCCAGACACAAAGAATGGATCGTTCATGATCAGACAAAGTGAAACTGAAAAAG GATCCTATTCTTTATCTGTAAAACACAGACATGTGAAACATTACAGAATTTTCCGTCTACCAAACAGCTGGTTTTACATCTCCCCGAGGCTGACGTTCCAGTGCCTCGAGCACCTTGTTAACCACTATTCAG AATATGCAGACGGTCTATGCTGTGTCCTCACAAGTCCCTGCCTTACCCAACAGTCCATAAACTATACTGATGCTCTGAATCATCAAGTCCCTCCAGTTGTGAGGAGGCGGCGGCCATTCGACTGGAGAAGTACAAAACG GGTTCCCCTGACTATGGAGGAGCCAGAAAACTCTCTAGACGACACATTTCTCAGCTACGGCCTCAGACAAAGCATCGCCTCTTACATCTCGATGGCTGGGGATGACAGCTTTATGGTAGCAAGCAATGCTCAGAAGAAAAAGAACCGCCGGAGTCAAGTATCGTCTGTAAATAACAGGAACAGTTTCAAGTCCTATGGGGATTATGAATGA